One region of bacterium genomic DNA includes:
- a CDS encoding DMT family protein has product MNPTLITVLLLICSNVFMTFAWYGHLKTLAHRAWLVAAIASWGIALFEYLLQVPANRIGSGTMSVGELKILQEVITLSVFVPFSLFYLKERLSLDYLWAGLCLLGAAFFLFRARFLGA; this is encoded by the coding sequence ATGAACCCCACCCTGATCACCGTCCTGCTGCTCATTTGCAGCAACGTCTTCATGACCTTCGCCTGGTACGGGCACTTGAAGACGCTCGCGCACCGCGCCTGGCTGGTGGCCGCGATCGCGAGCTGGGGGATCGCCCTCTTCGAGTACCTGCTGCAGGTGCCGGCCAACCGCATCGGCAGCGGCACGATGTCGGTAGGCGAACTGAAGATCCTGCAGGAGGTGATCACCCTCAGCGTCTTCGTGCCCTTCTCGCTCTTCTATCTGAAGGAGAGGCTGAGCCTGGACTACCTCTGGGCCGGACTCTGTCTGCTGGGCGCGGCCTTCTTCCTGTTCCGCGCCCGCTTCTTGGGCGCCTGA
- a CDS encoding DUF1801 domain-containing protein translates to MAELKTRPTGGAREVKAFVAAIADPAQRADAEALLKLMRELTGQPPRLWGDSMVGFGSYHYTYASGRDGDWFPVGFSPRKANLTIYVLAGFDRHAALLGRLGKHKTAKSCLYVKRLADLDLAILRRLLAGSLAQLGQQ, encoded by the coding sequence ATGGCCGAGTTGAAGACCCGCCCCACGGGCGGCGCGCGCGAGGTGAAGGCCTTTGTCGCCGCGATCGCCGACCCCGCGCAGCGGGCGGACGCCGAGGCCCTGCTCAAGCTGATGCGCGAGCTGACCGGCCAGCCGCCCAGACTCTGGGGCGACAGCATGGTCGGCTTCGGGAGCTACCACTACACGTACGCGAGCGGCCGCGATGGCGACTGGTTTCCTGTCGGCTTCTCTCCGCGCAAGGCGAACCTGACGATCTACGTCCTCGCCGGCTTCGACCGCCACGCGGCGCTGCTGGGCAGGCTCGGCAAACACAAGACGGCGAAGTCCTGTCTGTACGTCAAGCGCCTGGCGGATCTCGATCTCGCCATCTTGCGCCGGCTCCTCGCGGGCTCGCTCGCGCAGCTCGGCCAGCAGTAG